The Candidatus Baltobacteraceae bacterium genome includes a window with the following:
- a CDS encoding cyclase family protein, with product MNPPSRIYDLSQPVFPNCPQYPDHSPRPVQIRLFYMRAVQGVNKEIVELSTHTGTHCDAPYHFFDDGKTVDEIPLETYVGPAVIFDLRAKPAGSAIAPADLESKLERLRQGSIALLNTGRGQRRANTADFLTQYVYLGGAAAELLVSRGVKGVGIDAVSLGGYDDPAKAGPAHRAVLGSGGFITEELFFPDAVMDDRERLFVATPIKLQGCSGAWARAMLWEA from the coding sequence ATGAACCCGCCGTCTCGCATTTACGATCTGAGCCAACCCGTTTTCCCCAACTGCCCGCAATACCCCGACCACTCGCCGCGTCCCGTGCAGATCCGTTTGTTCTATATGCGCGCCGTGCAAGGTGTAAACAAAGAAATCGTCGAGCTGAGCACACATACCGGCACGCACTGCGATGCACCGTACCACTTCTTTGACGACGGAAAAACGGTCGACGAGATACCGCTCGAGACATACGTCGGACCAGCCGTAATCTTCGATCTGCGCGCAAAGCCCGCAGGGAGTGCAATCGCGCCGGCCGACCTCGAATCCAAACTCGAACGCCTTCGGCAGGGGTCGATCGCTTTGCTTAACACTGGCCGAGGTCAGCGACGCGCCAATACAGCTGATTTCCTAACGCAATACGTCTATCTCGGTGGCGCGGCCGCGGAACTGCTGGTTTCCCGCGGCGTGAAGGGTGTCGGAATAGATGCAGTTAGTTTGGGCGGTTACGACGATCCCGCGAAAGCGGGGCCGGCGCACCGCGCCGTTCTCGGTAGCGGCGGCTTTATTACTGAAGAACTGTTTTTCCCTGATGCGGTGATGGACGATCGGGAACGCTTGTTCGTTGCGACGCCGATCAAACTTCAGGGCTGCAGCGGCGCATGGGCGCGCGCGATGCTGTGGGAGGCGTAA